Genomic window (Bacteroidales bacterium):
TATATTGAAGATTTGATTCGTGCGGGTGCTTGTGATTTTATTTATAAAGATACCCGATCTTCCGAAGTGCTGGCCCGTTTGTGTGCCAGCCTGGCTCACAAAGAGGAAAGCATTCATCTGGCGGCAGATGACCATAGCAAAAACTCATCCGATCCATATTACCAGTGGTTCTCAAAAACCTTCCAATCTCAAAAAGTATTGATGGATTCCACTTCATTAAAGCAGTATGAAGAAGAAATTAAAAAACTCTACACTGCCGTTGAGCAAAGTTCAAGCATGGTAATTATTGCTGACCCGGATGGCAGGATTTCTTTTGCCAATCAGCAATTTCAAGGTGAAACGGGTTATACCACAGAAGACTTAAATGAAACCCATGTCAATCTGTTCAATTATATTCATTCAGGCCACCAGAACATAGATGATATCTGGAGAAAATTGAGTTCCGGGGAGGATTGGGAAGGAGAAGTGCTTAATAAGAAAAAGAATGGTGAAATATACTGGGAAAGGGCTTCTGTTTCACCGGTTTTCGACCAGGCCGGGAAAATCATCCATTATATTGCCATTAAAGAAAACATAACAGAAGAGAAGGAGCTCAATGAAAAAATTCTGGAACGGAATAAATATGATCAGTTGCGGAGTGAATTCTGGAAATTTGCCTTCTTGTCAGAGAGCGAAAATGTTTTGCTTGAGTATCTGCTGAATCGATTGGGGGAGACATTAAATCTTGACCGGGTCAGTTTTTTTAAGTACCAACAGGGATCTTATCAATGTACAGAGCAATGGACCCGGGACGAGTCCGACAAACCCGGCAATATTGTTAAATTGCCTGATTGGTTAATTCCTAAAATTATTGAGCGGGATTATTATGAAATTCCTGAAAATGAACTAAAGATGCTTCAATCAGACAGTCCCCAATATTTTGGATCTGTTAGAAGCTTGCTTGTCATATCATACGGGGATATTAAAAATCCATCCGGATGCTTTTTGCTGGAAGATTTTAAGGCAAGGAAACATTGGAACTCGCAGGAAATCAAGATTGCAGGGGATTTGTCCAATATAGTGAAGTTGAAGACCGAAACCCTTGAATCAACCGAGATACTTCGGAGATCAGAAGAAAAATTCAGGATCATTACGGAAAATTCAAGGGAATTCGTAGGGGTTCACGACAATGAAGGGAGCTTTGAATATGTGTCTCCCTCAAGCAAAGAAATGCTTGGTTATGGTCAGGAAGAGCTTCTGGGAAAAAAACCGTATGATTTTATTCATCCGGAAGATATGCAACCTGTTAAAGATCATTTTTTCAGGCAGGTTACGGATGCCAATCTTGATAATAAAATTGAATATAGAGTAAAACGCAAGGACGGTCATTATATATGGTTTGAAACAATTATCCAGCCCATAAGGAATAAAGAAGGTGAGGTAGTTGAAATCCAAACCTCTTCCCGGGATATTACCGAAAGAAAACAGGTAGAACAACAGATTCGTGAAAAAGAAGAAAAATACCGGAATATTTTTGAAAGCATGTTCGATGTCTATCTTGAAGTAAATGTGGAGGATGGTGAAATACTCGAAATAAGTCCTTCTGTTGAGAGAATTTCCGGTTACTCCAGGCACGAATTGATAGGCAGGTCCATTTTTCCAATCTATGCCCATTCTGAAGAATGGCAGGAACTTATTGATACCCTTTCCAAAAAAGAAAGGGTCAGTGATTTTGAAGTAAATTTATTGAATAAGGACGGTGAAAAAGTTACATGTTCCTATTCGGTTCGGATGATAAAGGATATGAATGGTAACCCGAAAAAGATGGTTGGAACATTGAGGGACATTTCAGAACGAAAACGCGCTGAAAGACAGTTGGAAGAAGCTAAGGTAAAAGCAGAGTCGGCATCGAAAGCCAAAAGTGAATTTCTGGCCAATATGTCTCATGAAATTCGTACTCCGATGAATGCCATTCTGGGCTTTAGTGAAGTATTGATGAATAAGCTGGAGGATGAGGAAAACAGGAGCCATCTTGAGGCCATTCTGTCCAGCGGCAGGACACTCTTATCATTGATTAATGACATTCTTGATCTTTCTAAGATTGAGGCTGGCAAAATGCAAATTAATTATGAACCGGTTGAGTTACCAATATTGGTAGAAGATATCCAGCACATCTTTGAAAAGAAACTTTCGGAAAAGAACCTCAGTTTAAAAATTGATATTGACAGGAATCTGCCTCATATATTATATCTCGATGAAGTAAGAATAAGACAGATACTTTTCAATCTTGTGGGGAACGCCATCAAATTTACAGATGAGGGCTATATTAAGATTGGTGTGTATATAAAAGAAACAGAACCCGATAAGTATCAACTGAATTTGATGGTGAAAGATACGGGAGTTGGGATTCCCCGAAAGCAGCAACGATTGATCTTCAATGCATTTCACCAGCAATATGGACAGGATTCCCGAAGATATGAAGGTTCAGGATTGGGTCTCTCTATTACAAGGAAACTGGTGGAGAAAATGAATGGTCAGATTAAACTGGACAGCCGGATAGGTCAGGGGAGCAAGTTTGAGATTATCCTCCCTGATATCCAAAGGGGTCAACAGAAGGAAGCTTCTTACCGCAAGGAACCGGTTGATCATACCAGGGTAGCATTTAAACCTGCGACCATTCTTGTGGTGGATGATATACAATATAATATTGACACCATCAAGAATCTTGTTAATTCTGAAAATATTAAATTTACCGAAGCTCAGAATGCCGAGAAAGCATTGGAGATAGTGAAGATTACGCCCCCGGATCTCATATTGATGGATCTTAAATTGCCGGATATGAGCGGCTATGAAGCTACAGCCATCATTAAGTCTACAAAAAAATCGCAGACGATACCTGTTTTGGGCTTTACTGCCACGGCAATGGCAAATGATGAATCCCAGGCCAAAAGCCTTTTTGACGATTTCATCACAAAACCGGTCACCAAAAATGAATTGTTTGGAAAATTGACTAAATATTTGTCTTATAAACCCCAAAAATCAACCTCCGTAAAAGAAGAAAAGGAAGTTTCCGAACCCAGAAAGCTGACAAAAGAGGATTACAGGAAGATTTTAGAGATACTTGAGTTTGATTTGATGAATGATTGGGAAGAAATAAAGGATAACCTCGTAATCTATAAAATTGAGACTTTTCTGGATAAGTTGGAGGATCTGAGCAAAACATACCCTATGGAAGTCATAAATGACTATCAGAAGGAACTTGCAACCTATATGAATAATTTAGATATTGAGAATATGGAACGTAAGCTCAAGGAATTTCCTTCTAAGGTTGAAGAGATTAAAAATGGCTGAACAGATCATAGTTATTTAAGCCATTCTTAGAATTTTAATTTGTCATGTAAAAATATATCAGGTCTATGAATAAAGACTATCAAGACTCAAAGGAAGAATCCAAAATATTATTAATTGACGACAGTGTCCAAAACCTCAAACTGCTGGGCAACATGCTCAGAGAAAAGGATTATCAGATTGCATTGGCCAGAGATGGGAAAGAGGGGTTGCAACTGGCAAAGAAAATTTACCCTGATTTGATTTTGTTAGATATCATGATGCCTGATTTAGATGGATATGAGGTTTGTAAGCAACTTAAAGAGGATGAACAGACAAAGGATATTCCCGTCATCTTTTTAACTGCCAAGACATCCAACGAAGACCTGGTAAAGGGATTTCAGCTCGGGGGAGTGGATTATATCACCAAGCCTTTTAACAGAGAAGAATTGTTCATGAGGATAAAGACGCACCTTGATCTGAAGAAAGCTCATGATAAGATTTCTTCTCAGGCGGAAACGCTCAGGGAACTCAATGAAACCAAAGATAAGATGTTTTCAGTGATTTCTCATGATTTGCGGGCTCCATTAGGAGGGATAAAGAGCATGCTGGATTTGATTTATGAAGACAATTCCGACAAGATGGAAATTTCTCGCAAATCACTGGATTCTTTGAAGAATGCCGCCGATCAAACATATAATCTTCTTGAGAACCTTCTTTACTGGTCGAGAAGTCAGAGAGGCAGTCTTGTCAATCATCCGGAAGTAATTAATATATATGAGCTGGTTGTGGAAAATATAGAGTTGCTCAGAACCATGTCTAAAAACAAAAATATTGAGATTTTCAACAGGGTGGATGAAAACATACATGCTTATGCGGATCGCAATATGATCAAAACCGTTTTAAGGAACCTGATCATTAATGCCATTAAATTTACGGATGAAAAAGGCACCGTTTCAATATCGGGCAAAGAAAATAACGGAAAGATTGAGGTAGAAGTAGCGGATAACGGGATAGGTATACAACAAAGCAACCTGGAAAAAATTCTCAATTACAAGGAATATTACACCACTTTTGGTACCAAGCGGGAAAAAGGCAGTGGTCTCGGATTGAATTTGTGCATCGATTTTATCGAACGCAACAACGGGGAGTTATTTATAGATAGTGAATACGGCAAGGGAAGCACTTTTACCTTTACATTGCCCAGTGGAAATAACACATAATGAATTAATAACCAATTACCCACAAGATTCTTTGCTCATCAATGCATTTTTCTACTATATTGATCAGGCCTTCGTTCACCTTGATTAAGCGGTCTAGGTATTCTTTCCATTGATTTTCCCAGTTTGGGTGATGTTCATTTAATTTGTCCAGAAATTCTTTCCCTAAAAAGATTCCTTCTATATGTTCCTTGAATTCATCCAGTGTCGTGATATTTTTGAGGGTATCCAGTTTTTTTTGCAGTTCATTTCTTAAGGGCACGATTTTTCTTAGGTTGTATTTGGTAGCTCCGTAAAATTCGTACAATTGGTTGCTGTTTTCAAAACAACTGGTGAAAAGATTGAAAACATCACTTTGAATGTAGGATGATTCTGAGTCTCCCTTTATATAATGCTCGTTATCGCCTGTTGTGTTTAATTCAACAATGTTCAGATAATCTGCGTCGAATATCCCGATACGTAATTGACAATTATCCATATATAATACATTTAAACTGCACTCAAATATAATAATAATTTTTTTAAAGAAGAATACGGATTTTATCAATATAGGTATATGAATTTCCTTTTCTGCCAAACAATAAAATAAAAAGTAAGGTGCTAAATAGGATCCATTATTAGCTAAAACAACCTGTTTGTGAACTTTTCAAATTATATAATGACAAATTGACGCATAAAACCATTCAAGAGAAGCCGATTTGACATATTTATGTAAGTTTTATTTATTGGCAGGACTTTTGAGAACAAAGAAGTAAAGTGTTAAAAATTTTAAGAAGGAGGTAAACCATATGAATCTAAATAATTTCACCATAAAGTCACAGGAAACCTTGCAGAAGGCTTTCTCTGTTGCTGAAAGCTACCAGAATCAGGCAATAGAGAACGGACATCTTTTAAAATCTTTAATGAGTGAAGCAGGGGATGTGGCCAATTATTTACTGAAAAAGGTTAATGTCAATACGGAGAATCTGAATGCAGTATTGAACAGCATACTGGAATCCTATCCGAAAGTAGAGGGGGGTGGCGAACCCTATCTTTCGAATAATGCCAACAAAGCGCTGAGGCAGGCTTTGAATTATTCGCAAGATCAAGGAGATAAATTCGTCTCGGTAGAACATATATTGCTGGGAATCCTTTCCGCCGGAGATAATGTATCGCAGTTGCTTAAGGATAACGGAGTAAGCGAAAAAGAATTGAAGAAAGCGATAGAGGAGTTGCGGAAGGGATCGAAAGTAGAGAGTCAGACTGCTGAAGATCAGTTTGACGCATTGAATCGTTATGCCATCAATTTGATTGAACGGGCCAGAAACGGAAAACTTGATCCGGTAATAGGAAGGGATGATGAAATAAGAAGGGTATTACAGATCCTTACCAGAAGAACCAAGAACAATCCTGTACTCATCGGAGATGCAGGAGTGGGTAAAACAGCCATTGCAGAGGGACTTGCTCATCGCATCGTAAGTGGTGATGTGCCGGAAAATCTTAAAAGCCGGCAGATTTATGCCCTTGATATGGGCGCATTAATTGCCGGTGCAAAATATAAAGGTGAATTTGAAGAGCGGTTGAAAGCCGTTGTAAAGGAAGTAACTCAGTCCGAGGGAGAGATCGTTCTGTTCATTGACGAGATCCATACGCTTGTAGGTGCAGGTAGAGCAGAAGGCGCAATGGATGCCGCCAATATACTGAAACCTGCACTGGCACGGGGTGAATTACGGGCTATAGGGGCTACTACCCTGAACGAATATCAAAAGTACATTGAGCAGGACAAGGCGCTGGAACGAAGGTTTCAGAAAGTGATTATAGATGAGCCGGATGAAACCAGTGCCATCTCTATTCTCCGGGGTATTAAAGAGCGGTATGAAAACCATCATAAAGTCAGGATCAAGGACAATGCCTTGATTGCCGCAGTTGAGCTGTCTAAAAGATATATCACTGACAGATATCTGCCCGACAAGGCAATAGACCTGATTGATGAGGCTGCCTCCAAGCTTAGGCTGGAAATGAATTCTGTGCCCGAGAGCATAGATGATATAGAGAGAAGGATTGGCCAGCTTGAAGTGGAAAGAGAAGCCATTAAACGTGAAGGAGGTAATAAAAAATCCGAAGAGCTGGATGAACAGATTGCCAATCTTAAAGAAGAGCGCGATCGGTTACGTTCTAAATGGGAGCAGGAAAGAAGCATCATTGACCAGATCCAGAAGAATAAAGAGGCCATAGAAAACTATAACCATGAGGCCAAAATAGCTGAAAGAGAGGGCGATTACGGAAAAGTAGCTGAATTGAGATACGGAAAGATTAAGGAGGCTCAGGATCAGGTGGAGAAATTGCAGAAAGATCTGGCTGAAGTCCAGGGAGAAGATGCACTGATCAAAGAAGATGTTGAAGATGAAGATATAGCAGAAGTTGTAGCCAGATGGACCGGTATCCCTGTAAGTAAGATGATGCAAAGTGAAAGAGAGAAGCTTCTGAAGCTCGAAGATGAGCTGCACAAAAGGGTTGTGGGTCAGGATGAAGCCATACATGTGGTTTCCGATGCCGTGCGAAGAAGCCGGGCAGGTCTTCAGGATGCCAACCGGCCCATTGGTTCGTTTATTTTCCTGGGCACAACAGGTGTAGGCAAAACGGAGCTGGCACGTGCACTGGCTGAGTTTCTGTTTGACGATGAGGATATGATGACCCGCATCGACATGTCAGAGTACCAGGAGAGACATACCGTTTCGCGACTGGTCGGAGCACCACCGGGATATGTAGGATATGAAGAAGGAGGCCAGCTTACAGAGGCCGTCCGAAGAAAACCTTATTCAGTCATTCTCCTGGATGAAATTGAAAAAGCCCATGCAGACGTTTTCAATATCCTGCTGCAGGTTCTTGATGATGGTCGCCTGACGGACAATAAAGGCCGTATAGCTGATTTCAAAAATACCATCATCATCATGACTTCAAACGTAGGATCTCATCTGATACAGGAAAAAATAGACAATCTTACGGATGAGAACCGCGAGGAAATCATGGAAGAGGTAAGGCAACAGGTATTTCAAATGCTCCGTCAAACCATCAGACCGGAATTTATTAACCGGATAGATGAAATTGTTACTTTTGCTCCGTTAACGAGAGAACAAATTGAACAAATTGTAAGGCTGCAGTTTGAAAGGATCAAAAAGATGCTGGCTAAGCAACATATTGATATTGAACTTACGGATAATGCCGTAGAAGCTCTTGCCAGCAGAGGCTACGATCCACATTATGGCGCGCGACCGGTGCGAAGGGTTATACAGAAAGCCGTAGTGAATGAATTGTCGAAAGAGATCCTGGCCGGCAATATCAACAAAGACAAAAAAGTAACCGTTGATTATGATGGAGAGAACATCACATTTTCCAACTAAGGATCTTATATAGAAAAGCCGTTCCGGTCTTCGGAACGGCTTTTTTAATGATCTTCTATTGGAAGCTTTGAACACACTCTTCTACACTGTCGTAAATCTCAAAAACATTATGGAGTTGCAGCAGCTTTACAAGTTCCATAACGTCCGGTGAGACGTTGCAAATTTTAAAAGTGCTGTTGTTGTTTTTGGCATTTCGGAGAATGGACAGCAAAGCACCAAATCCGCTACTGTCAACATATTCAATGCCTTCCATGTTGAGCACCAGGTTTTTTCCGCTGGAATTAAGGTATTGTGCCATTTCTTCCTTTAAGGTCTGAGCAACCAATATGTTGAGTTTGCTCACGTTTTCAAAGGAAAGGATTTCAACTCCGTTTCTTTTTTCACTTTTTAACATAGATCAGAATTTTGGAAGTTAATAATTTTTAAGTGTATTTTTGTTTGCATATATTTTGCCTTGGCCATTATTTCATTACAAATATATTAATAAATTTAATACAATTGTGTTAAAAATTAAAATCTTTAGCCTGCATTATTCAAAAACGAATCCCGCTGAAAAAGCGGGATTCGTTTTTGAATGCGGGATGGTTTGCGGGATGGATGGAGGCAACCCCGCATTAGAAAAACCGGCTTTTTGCGAACTTTATTGAAGCCAAAAGCCAGGTTTTTCAATAGCGTCAGAATTATTCAAGAATAATTCGGGTTAAAGAAAGAAAATTTTTTTTTAACCCGAATTTGATACTGGATTTTTGAATATTTAAAATTATTGCTACATTAGACTGCTAAAGAAATAAAGTTACCGGAATGAAGAATCTGATTATTTTATTAATTACCAGCGTTTTATTCGTACATCTTTCGTATGCACAATCTATAAATAATGAAACGAAAGCACAATTTAACAGGGCTGTAGATTTTATTAACCGGAATGACACAGGAAAAGCCATTCTTGTTCTTGATTCTGTAATACAGAACGCCCCTCATTTTGGGAAAGCTTACCTGGAACGGGGGAAACTTTTGTTTATGGTGGACAGCATCGAAAAGGCCCGCCAGGATTTTACCCGGGCGCTTTTTATTAATGATGAAATGGGAGCAGCAAATTTTTACCTGGGATACATCAATTATAAACACAACAGACCAGATTCGGCCATACGGGAGTTAACCATTGCTCTTGAAAAAAAATACAGAAATCCCGAAGTATATTATATAAGGGGGCTGGCCAATTACGATCTTGGAGTTTATAACAATGCCATCAGCAATTTCAACAATGCAATAGATTCCGATTATGATTTTGCTTATGCTTATAATGACCGGGGAAGTGCAAAAATGCATATCGGCGATTTTCAAGGAGCTATACAGGATTTTAAGCAAGCCGTTTCATATAATACCCAATTGGCCCTTGCTTATAATAATTTGGGTAATGCTCAGATTCAGGCCTCTGATTATACAAATGCCATTGAAAGTTTTTCCGGGGCAATCGATATGGATCCCAATTATTATAAAGCCTATATAAACAGAGGAAGGGTTAAAGCCATCCGGGAGAATTATGAAGGTGCCATTAGTGATCTGAAAAAGGCGATAAAAATACATCCTGGAGATGCAAAGGCCTATAATAATCTGGGCATAGTATATTTGAAGAAAACGGAATTTCAAAAGGCCATTCAACAGTTTAATAAGGCAATTGAGGAAAATGATTCACTCGGTGAAGCTTATCTGAACAGGGGAATGGCCAGAGAAAACCTTGGTGATTTTGATCAGGCCTGCACAGATTGGCAGATGGCCAGGGAACTGGGGCTGGAAAAAGCCGATAAATATCTGGAAGACTGTAAATAATTGATGGTTTAATGAATTACATTTTTATGAAAAAAACGGGTATATTGCTTTTGTCTTTTGTGATTTTTTCCCATTTTATCTCTGTTCATGTTTATGCACAGCAGGACATAAGAATCAAAAGGAGAGCATTCAAAATTGAAGAAAAAGAAGGTTTCCGCTCTGCCTGGCAAAGCAGGAGAACAGGAGATAATTACTACGATGAAGGCAGAGGTCATTATGAAGAAGCGCTGGATGAATTTTTAAAGGCTTATGAATACAACTCCGATAATGCTGCCTTGAACTACAAGATCGGGGTTTGTCATTTTATGCTGCGGAATAATGAAAAAGCGATACAGTTCTTTAATGAAGCACTGGCTGAAGATGAAGAAGTAGCCAGTGATATATTTTATTTATTGGCCAGGGCCTATCATTATAATTATGATTTTCAGGATGCCATCCGGAATTATCAGCGTTGCCTTGATTCGGATATAATTGATGATTTGGATCAGGAACGAAGTCAGATCAATGTATACATTCGTCAGTGCAACAATGCCAAAGACCTGGTGAAAGAACCGGTACGGGTAAATATCGACAATATGGGCGAGTCGATCAATTCACCCTATGATGATTATGGACCTGTTTTTCTGGGCGATTCCGTGCTTTATTTTACCTCAAGGCGCAAGCATGAAAAGAACAATGACAGGTGGCCGGGCGATAGCAAATATTACAGTAATATTTTTCGTTCGGACCGGCAGAATGAGCAATGGCAGGAGGCTGAGCTGGTTTCGGGCGATATCCTCTCCCGGCACAACAATGCCATAGTGGAAGTTACTTCTGATCCAAAAAGGATCTATGTTTACAGGGGGCATAAAGACAAAGGAGATATTTATTATTATGAGCACAATGGAAGAAGGTGGAGGGGCCCTA
Coding sequences:
- a CDS encoding PAS domain S-box protein, which codes for MAVSLHNIILIHKQKSAIAYLGKCLEDKGVEVAFVSRADINKGNVRDLYETGPDLLLLEETEAGEIDFSHYNKLSGYFPNVPIISVITKEKEQYIEDLIRAGACDFIYKDTRSSEVLARLCASLAHKEESIHLAADDHSKNSSDPYYQWFSKTFQSQKVLMDSTSLKQYEEEIKKLYTAVEQSSSMVIIADPDGRISFANQQFQGETGYTTEDLNETHVNLFNYIHSGHQNIDDIWRKLSSGEDWEGEVLNKKKNGEIYWERASVSPVFDQAGKIIHYIAIKENITEEKELNEKILERNKYDQLRSEFWKFAFLSESENVLLEYLLNRLGETLNLDRVSFFKYQQGSYQCTEQWTRDESDKPGNIVKLPDWLIPKIIERDYYEIPENELKMLQSDSPQYFGSVRSLLVISYGDIKNPSGCFLLEDFKARKHWNSQEIKIAGDLSNIVKLKTETLESTEILRRSEEKFRIITENSREFVGVHDNEGSFEYVSPSSKEMLGYGQEELLGKKPYDFIHPEDMQPVKDHFFRQVTDANLDNKIEYRVKRKDGHYIWFETIIQPIRNKEGEVVEIQTSSRDITERKQVEQQIREKEEKYRNIFESMFDVYLEVNVEDGEILEISPSVERISGYSRHELIGRSIFPIYAHSEEWQELIDTLSKKERVSDFEVNLLNKDGEKVTCSYSVRMIKDMNGNPKKMVGTLRDISERKRAERQLEEAKVKAESASKAKSEFLANMSHEIRTPMNAILGFSEVLMNKLEDEENRSHLEAILSSGRTLLSLINDILDLSKIEAGKMQINYEPVELPILVEDIQHIFEKKLSEKNLSLKIDIDRNLPHILYLDEVRIRQILFNLVGNAIKFTDEGYIKIGVYIKETEPDKYQLNLMVKDTGVGIPRKQQRLIFNAFHQQYGQDSRRYEGSGLGLSITRKLVEKMNGQIKLDSRIGQGSKFEIILPDIQRGQQKEASYRKEPVDHTRVAFKPATILVVDDIQYNIDTIKNLVNSENIKFTEAQNAEKALEIVKITPPDLILMDLKLPDMSGYEATAIIKSTKKSQTIPVLGFTATAMANDESQAKSLFDDFITKPVTKNELFGKLTKYLSYKPQKSTSVKEEKEVSEPRKLTKEDYRKILEILEFDLMNDWEEIKDNLVIYKIETFLDKLEDLSKTYPMEVINDYQKELATYMNNLDIENMERKLKEFPSKVEEIKNG
- a CDS encoding hybrid sensor histidine kinase/response regulator; translated protein: MNKDYQDSKEESKILLIDDSVQNLKLLGNMLREKDYQIALARDGKEGLQLAKKIYPDLILLDIMMPDLDGYEVCKQLKEDEQTKDIPVIFLTAKTSNEDLVKGFQLGGVDYITKPFNREELFMRIKTHLDLKKAHDKISSQAETLRELNETKDKMFSVISHDLRAPLGGIKSMLDLIYEDNSDKMEISRKSLDSLKNAADQTYNLLENLLYWSRSQRGSLVNHPEVINIYELVVENIELLRTMSKNKNIEIFNRVDENIHAYADRNMIKTVLRNLIINAIKFTDEKGTVSISGKENNGKIEVEVADNGIGIQQSNLEKILNYKEYYTTFGTKREKGSGLGLNLCIDFIERNNGELFIDSEYGKGSTFTFTLPSGNNT
- the clpB gene encoding ATP-dependent chaperone ClpB, whose amino-acid sequence is MNLNNFTIKSQETLQKAFSVAESYQNQAIENGHLLKSLMSEAGDVANYLLKKVNVNTENLNAVLNSILESYPKVEGGGEPYLSNNANKALRQALNYSQDQGDKFVSVEHILLGILSAGDNVSQLLKDNGVSEKELKKAIEELRKGSKVESQTAEDQFDALNRYAINLIERARNGKLDPVIGRDDEIRRVLQILTRRTKNNPVLIGDAGVGKTAIAEGLAHRIVSGDVPENLKSRQIYALDMGALIAGAKYKGEFEERLKAVVKEVTQSEGEIVLFIDEIHTLVGAGRAEGAMDAANILKPALARGELRAIGATTLNEYQKYIEQDKALERRFQKVIIDEPDETSAISILRGIKERYENHHKVRIKDNALIAAVELSKRYITDRYLPDKAIDLIDEAASKLRLEMNSVPESIDDIERRIGQLEVEREAIKREGGNKKSEELDEQIANLKEERDRLRSKWEQERSIIDQIQKNKEAIENYNHEAKIAEREGDYGKVAELRYGKIKEAQDQVEKLQKDLAEVQGEDALIKEDVEDEDIAEVVARWTGIPVSKMMQSEREKLLKLEDELHKRVVGQDEAIHVVSDAVRRSRAGLQDANRPIGSFIFLGTTGVGKTELARALAEFLFDDEDMMTRIDMSEYQERHTVSRLVGAPPGYVGYEEGGQLTEAVRRKPYSVILLDEIEKAHADVFNILLQVLDDGRLTDNKGRIADFKNTIIIMTSNVGSHLIQEKIDNLTDENREEIMEEVRQQVFQMLRQTIRPEFINRIDEIVTFAPLTREQIEQIVRLQFERIKKMLAKQHIDIELTDNAVEALASRGYDPHYGARPVRRVIQKAVVNELSKEILAGNINKDKKVTVDYDGENITFSN
- a CDS encoding STAS domain-containing protein, with protein sequence MLKSEKRNGVEILSFENVSKLNILVAQTLKEEMAQYLNSSGKNLVLNMEGIEYVDSSGFGALLSILRNAKNNNSTFKICNVSPDVMELVKLLQLHNVFEIYDSVEECVQSFQ
- a CDS encoding tetratricopeptide repeat protein, which codes for MKNLIILLITSVLFVHLSYAQSINNETKAQFNRAVDFINRNDTGKAILVLDSVIQNAPHFGKAYLERGKLLFMVDSIEKARQDFTRALFINDEMGAANFYLGYINYKHNRPDSAIRELTIALEKKYRNPEVYYIRGLANYDLGVYNNAISNFNNAIDSDYDFAYAYNDRGSAKMHIGDFQGAIQDFKQAVSYNTQLALAYNNLGNAQIQASDYTNAIESFSGAIDMDPNYYKAYINRGRVKAIRENYEGAISDLKKAIKIHPGDAKAYNNLGIVYLKKTEFQKAIQQFNKAIEENDSLGEAYLNRGMARENLGDFDQACTDWQMARELGLEKADKYLEDCK